In Amaranthus tricolor cultivar Red isolate AtriRed21 chromosome 5, ASM2621246v1, whole genome shotgun sequence, a genomic segment contains:
- the LOC130812951 gene encoding auxin-binding protein ABP19b-like, whose product MKNLSFLFIVFLSFTLSNAIEIDYCVGDPNLPKGPQGYACRDPSTLTVDDFIFTGFRGEKSITNIFRNNITTATVIEYPALNGQGISMARLDFGVGGVIPVHSHRTSEIIVVIKGTIIAGFIDTNNTAYYKKLEVGDVMIFPQSMLHFQVNVGRTPATAYVSLNGANPAVQLTPPSLFAGNLPAELAAQITLLSRKEVMRMKRLFGTA is encoded by the coding sequence ATGAAAAACCTTTCATTTTTGTTCAtcgtttttctttctttcactCTTAGCAACGCTATTGAAATAGACTATTGTGTGGGAGATCCGAATCTTCCTAAGGGGCCTCAAGGTTATGCTTGCAGAGACCCTAGTACACTCACAGTTGATGACTTTATTTTCACTGGATTTCGTGGTGAAAAGTCTATTACAAATATTTTTCGAAACAATATTACTACAGCAACGGTAATTGAATACCCAGCCTTAAATGGTCAAGGTATCTCCATGGCAAGGTTAGACTTCGGTGTAGGTGGGGTTATCCCTGTACATTCTCATCGAACTTCTGAAATTATCGTTGTTATAAAAGGCACAATCATTGCAGGATTTATTGATACTAATAACACTGCATATTACAAAAAATTAGAAGTTGGTGATGTCATGATTTTCCCTCAGAGTATGCTTCACTTTCAGGTAAATGTTGGAAGAACTCCAGCCACCGCATATGTGAGCTTAAATGGCGCAAATCCAGCTGTACAACTAACTCCTCCATCGCTATTTGCTGGAAATTTACCTGCTGAATTAGCTGCACAAATCACTCTTTTAAGTCGCAAAGAAGTAATGCGAATGAAGAGATTATTTGGCACAGCTTAA
- the LOC130813189 gene encoding fructan 6-exohydrolase-like: MAKNECYKLVVMSIYLMLLSHGVIISIAEDQEAIHHHDHDRDILTIDDQINDDPYRTAYHFQPLQNWMNDPNGPMIYKGIYHLFYQYYPEPVWHTQIIWGHSTSTDLINWTPQPFALSPSEPYDFNGCWSGSTTILPGNKPAILYTGIDKQNHQVQNLALPKDLSDPYLKQWLKSPHNPIIIGTPTTNDLINASSFRDPTTAWILPDGKWRVAVGTQQEKRGLAVLFTSDDFLNWNVLEHPLHSAEGTGIWECPDFFPVYVGESDGDGADISVIGKDVKHVLKVSLFDTQYEYYTIGKYDIVKDVYIPDEGSVESDLGLRYDYGKYYASKSFFDGMTKRRILWGWVNESSTRADDIEKGWSGVQAIPRTIVLDKSGKQLVQWPIKEVETLRGNQIELVSQVIEGGSIVEVSGITASQADVEVSFKIPELKNVEELDPTWTNPQILCSRKGASIQGKVGPFGLLTLASTGLEEYTAIFFRIFKASNKYVVLMCTDPTSSSLNPTTDKLSFGTFMDVDPINDELSLRVLIDHSILESFGGKGKSCITARVYPTLAINDKAKLYAFNNGTENVKITKLIAWSMNKAQLNLPMSSSHNKGDKEEL, encoded by the exons ATGGCCAAAAATGAATGTTATAAATTAGTGGTAATGAGTATTTATCTTATGCTACTCAGCCATGGCGTAATTATCAGCATAGCAGAAGATCAAGAAGCAATCCACCATCATGATCATGATCGTGATATACTCACAATTGATGATCAGATTAATGATGATCCATACAGAACTGCTTATCACtttcaaccacttcaaaatTGGATGAATG ATCCAAATG GACCAATGATATACAAGGGAATATATCACCTTTTCTACCAATACTACCCGGAGCCTGTTTGGCACACCCAGATAATATGGGGACACTCCACATCAACTGACCTTATCAATTGGACTCCACAACCATTTGCCCTTTCTCCATCCGAACCTTACGACTTTAACGGATGTTGGTCCGGTTCTACCACAATCCTACCCGGCAACAAACCCGCAATTCTATACACCGGAATCGACAAACAAAATCACCAAGTTCAAAATCTAGCCTTACCCAAAGATCTATCTGACCCATACCTAAAACAATGGCTTAAATCACCCCATAATCCCATAATAATTGGAACACCCACAACCAATGACTTGATCAATGCCTCTTCTTTTCGGGACCCGACAACAGCATGGATCTTACCCGATGGAAAATGGAGGGTAGCGGTGGGTACACAGCAAGAAAAACGCGGTTTAGCAGTACTATTTACGAGTGATGATTTCTTGAATTGGAATGTTCTAGAACATCCTCTACATTCAGCGGAAGGTACTGGGATTTGGGAGTGTCCGGATTTCTTTCCTGTTTATGTTGGAGAATCAGATGGGGATGGAGCGGATATATCGGTGATTGGAAAGGATGTTAAACATGTTCTTAAAGTGAGCTTGTTTGATACACAATATGAATACTATACAATTGGAAAGTATGATATTGTTAAGGATGTTTATATACCTGATGAAGGTTCTGTTGAAAGTGATTTAGGATTAAGGTATGATTATGGTAAATATTATGCGTCTAAATCGTTTTTTGATGGTATGACTAAAAGAAGAATCTTATGGGGTTGGGTTAATGAATCTTCGACTCGAGCTGATGATATCGAAAAGGGTTGGTCAGGTGTTCAG GCAATTCCAAGAACGATTGTGCTTGATAAATCCGGCAAACAGTTGGTGCAGTGGCCAATAAAAGAAGTGGAGACACTAAGAGGAAATCAAATAGAGTTGGTTTCTCAAGTAATTGAAGGAGGATCTATCGTTGAAGTATCTGGAATCACAGCCTCTCAG GCGGATGTGGAGGTTTCATTCAAAATACCAGAGTTAAAGAACGTTGAGGAGTTGGATCCAACATGGACCAACCCACAAATCTTGTGTAGTAGAAAAGGAGCATCCATTCAAGGAAAAGTTGGGCCATTTGGGCTTTTAACATTAGCTTCTACAGGCTTAGAAGAGTACACTGCTATCTTTTTCAGAATTTTCAAGGCCTCAAATAAATATGTCGTCTTAATGTGCACGGACCCAACAAG CTCTTCTCTTAATCCAACTACCGATAAACTAAGTTTTGGAACTTTTATGGACGTGGACCCAATAAACGATGAGCTATCTTTAAGGGTTTTG ATTGATCATTCCATATTGGAGAGCTTTGGAGGGAAAGGAAAAAGTTGCATAACAGCAAGAGTATATCCAACATTGGCAATCAATGATAAAGCAAAGTTGTATGCTTTCAATAATGGAACAGAAAATGTTAAGATTACAAAACTAATTGCTTGGAGTATGAACAAGGCTCAACTCAATCTCCCTATGTCATCATCTCACAACAAGGGAGATAAAGAAGAGTTATGa